A window from Salvia miltiorrhiza cultivar Shanhuang (shh) chromosome 2, IMPLAD_Smil_shh, whole genome shotgun sequence encodes these proteins:
- the LOC131011625 gene encoding rab GTPase-activating protein 22-like: MWRFDPGIPADSYYEVRPECAASVPQSKFRIKTGKTLSVQKWNTAFSPEGLLDISKILGRIQRGGVHPSIRGEVWEFLLGSFDPHSTYDERQQTRESRRVKYEILKELCKKMFSLIGSGKYVTAPIITETGEPTQDPIAIKQIYGDSPPDLQQQAYDDGPMDKRELDWKLTLHQIGLDVVRTDRTLMFYEKDENLAKLWDILSVYSWYDADVGYCQGMSDLCSPMIMLLENEADAFWCFERLMRKLRGNFRCTERSVGVESQLCNLATVIQVIDPKLHQHLETLGGGDYLFAVRMLMVLFRREFSFGDSLYLWEMMWALEYDPDLFATYEDEGEARDGSKGKAKSKRQCGKFERENMRNGAAAPLPISVFLVASVLKDKSAKLQSEARGLDEVVKILNDITGNIDAKKACAGAMKLHKKYLKKAKTG, from the exons ATGTGGAGATTCGACCCTGGAATTCCAGCTGATTCTTATTATGAGGTGCGCCCTGAATGCGCTGCTAGTGTTCCACAAAGCAAGTTCAGAATCAAG ACTGGAAAAACATTAAGCGTTCAGAAATGGAATACTGCTTTCTCTCCAGAAGGCCTTCTTGACATAAGCAAAATACTTGGTCGAATCCAACGTGGG GGGGTGCACCCCTCAATCAGAGGTGAAGTATGGGAATTCTTATTGGGGAGTTTTGACCCCCATAGCACCTATGATGAAAGGCAACAAACACGGGAGAGTCGAAG AGTAAAATATGAAATCTTGAAAGAATTGTGTAAGAAGATGTTTTCCTTGATTGGAAGCGGAAAGTATGTCACAGCACCAATCATAACAGAAACCGGTGAACCTACTCAAGATCCCATTGCAATCAAGCAAATTTATG GCGATTCCCCTCCCGATTTACAACAACAAGCTTATGATGATGGTCCTATGGACAAGAGAGAATTAGATTGGAAGCTTACATTACATCAAATAG GTCTTGATGTGGTCCGTACGGATCGAACTCTTATGTTTTATGAGAAGGATGAAAATTTAGCAAAACTTTGGGACATCCTATCTGTGTACTCATGGTATGATGCAGATGTGGGATATTGCCAAG GTATGAGTGATCTATGCTCTCCTATGATCATGCTCCTTGAGAATGAAGCCGACGCATTCTGGTGCTTTGAACGTTTGATGCGAAAATTG CGAGGAAATTTCAGATGCACTGAGAGGTCAGTAGGCGTTGAGTCGCAGCTGTGCAATCTTGCTACAGTTATACAAGTTATTGATCCTAAACTCCATCAGCACTTAG AAACACTAGGTGGAGGTGATTATCTATTTGCTGTCCGAATGCTTATGGTTTTGTTCCGTCGAGAATTCTCATTTGGTGATTCATTATACCTTTGGGAG ATGATGTGGGCTCTCGAGTACGACCCCGATCTGTTTGCGACGTACGAGGACGAAGGCGAAGCACGTGATGGAAGCAAAGGGAAGGCCAAGTCGAAGAGGCAATGTGgcaagtttgagagagagaacaTGCGAAATGGAGCCGCGGCACCTCTCCCCATCTCTGTTTTCCTCGTCGCCAGCGTGCTCAAGGACAAGAGTGCTAAGTTACAGTCGGAAGCCCGAGGTTTAGATGAAGTCGTTAAG ATACTCAACGACATCACTGGCAACATCGATGCTAAGAAGGCGTGCGCGGGCGCCatgaagcttcacaaaaagtacCTCAAGAAG GCGAAAACCGGGTAA